One part of the Terrimicrobium sacchariphilum genome encodes these proteins:
- a CDS encoding class I SAM-dependent methyltransferase — protein sequence MAALNDAQKASRDQFQKQSARYGKSHILANVEDVAALLDGVSFPAGARALDVATGGGHTALYLAGRGLSVTASDITPAMLENTAKLAAERGLSIETVLHEAERFPYQDAAFDVVTCRVAAHHFSDPRQFVAEAVRVLKPGGYLMVIDGSVPDGEPEAEEWLHQVEKLRDPSHGRFIAPAVWARWVRESGLELVECATTPFKQPDLEWYFQTAATSEENRARVMALVESAPESVRRAFRLAVEDGKVVWWWPRLGLLARKP from the coding sequence TCAGAAGCAGAGCGCCCGGTATGGGAAATCCCACATCCTGGCCAATGTCGAGGACGTGGCGGCGCTGCTCGATGGGGTGAGCTTTCCCGCTGGCGCGCGAGCCCTGGATGTGGCGACGGGCGGTGGGCATACGGCGCTGTACCTGGCTGGGCGGGGGCTTTCGGTCACCGCCAGCGACATCACGCCCGCCATGCTGGAAAATACGGCAAAGCTCGCGGCGGAGCGCGGCCTTTCCATCGAGACGGTGCTGCACGAGGCGGAGAGGTTTCCCTATCAGGATGCCGCTTTTGACGTGGTGACGTGTCGCGTGGCGGCGCATCATTTCAGCGATCCGAGGCAGTTCGTGGCCGAGGCCGTGCGGGTGCTCAAGCCGGGCGGCTACCTCATGGTGATCGACGGCAGCGTGCCGGATGGCGAACCCGAGGCTGAGGAGTGGCTGCATCAGGTGGAAAAGCTGCGCGATCCGAGCCACGGGCGATTCATTGCTCCGGCGGTGTGGGCGCGATGGGTGCGCGAAAGCGGGTTGGAGCTTGTGGAGTGCGCCACGACGCCGTTCAAGCAGCCCGACCTGGAGTGGTATTTCCAGACCGCCGCGACCTCGGAGGAGAACCGGGCCAGGGTGATGGCCTTGGTCGAGTCCGCGCCGGAATCCGTCCGCCGCGCCTTTCGCCTCGCGGTGGAGGACGGCAAGGTCGTCTGGTGGTGGCCGCGCCTCGGGCTGCTGGCAAGAAAGCCGTAG
- a CDS encoding Gfo/Idh/MocA family protein, with translation MNTLRVGFVGAGGIVLQRHLPGLKNIPGVEFAVVANSTLESSERFCQEHAPGAKPLGSWQEVVAHPDVDIVWIGATPYLHEPATIAALHHGKHVFCQARMARDLAEAERMHAAASERPDRVTMLCPPPHGLTGDRFIRELLGEKVIGDVRNIHLLSLNGAFSDREKPAHWRQRREISGLNILTLGIHTEVIQRWLGDFTPIRAIGRFDVRERHGYRISIPDALRVKIEGAAGFTGTLEFSGVYTQEPVERLEIAGTTGTLFYDYLADRISLQRPGKEPEILPIPQELLGGWTVEADFIDAVRDSAGARPRPDFTDGVRYMRVVQRVADILEETVNDEIGES, from the coding sequence ATGAATACGCTTCGAGTAGGGTTCGTTGGGGCAGGCGGTATCGTTCTCCAACGACACCTGCCGGGGCTGAAAAACATTCCGGGTGTCGAGTTCGCGGTCGTCGCGAACTCGACGCTGGAGAGTTCAGAACGTTTTTGCCAGGAACACGCGCCCGGAGCGAAGCCGCTCGGGAGCTGGCAGGAGGTGGTCGCCCACCCCGATGTCGACATCGTCTGGATCGGCGCGACACCTTATCTGCACGAACCCGCCACCATCGCCGCCCTGCACCACGGCAAGCACGTGTTTTGCCAGGCGCGCATGGCTCGCGATCTGGCCGAGGCCGAACGCATGCACGCCGCCGCCTCCGAGCGACCGGATCGCGTCACCATGCTCTGCCCGCCGCCGCATGGGCTGACGGGCGACCGCTTCATCCGGGAACTGCTCGGGGAAAAGGTCATCGGCGATGTCCGCAACATTCACCTGCTGAGCCTGAACGGGGCCTTCTCGGATCGCGAGAAACCCGCCCACTGGCGCCAGCGCCGCGAGATCAGCGGGCTCAACATCCTCACGCTCGGCATTCACACCGAAGTGATCCAGCGCTGGCTGGGAGATTTCACACCGATCCGCGCCATTGGCCGCTTCGATGTGCGCGAACGCCACGGCTACCGCATCTCGATTCCTGATGCGCTCCGGGTCAAAATCGAAGGCGCGGCGGGTTTCACCGGCACGCTGGAATTCAGCGGCGTCTATACGCAGGAGCCGGTCGAGCGCCTGGAGATTGCGGGCACGACTGGGACGCTGTTTTACGACTACCTCGCCGACCGCATCTCGCTTCAGCGACCGGGCAAGGAGCCCGAGATATTGCCAATCCCGCAGGAACTCCTGGGCGGCTGGACGGTCGAGGCGGATTTCATCGATGCCGTGCGTGATTCCGCCGGAGCGCGCCCGCGCCCGGACTTCACCGACGGCGTCCGCTACATGCGCGTTGTGCAGCGCGTGGCCGACATCCTCGAGGAAACCGTCAACGACGAGATCGGCGAAAGTTGA